From one Thamnophis elegans isolate rThaEle1 chromosome 7, rThaEle1.pri, whole genome shotgun sequence genomic stretch:
- the LOC116511683 gene encoding uncharacterized protein K02A2.6-like, giving the protein MATLNFAPFNYGSETWESYTARFECFLVAHDLTELTDERKCAFFLSVCGKDVFHTARALTALEPIKAVPWPVLLAKLTSHYAPSPSKIARRHAFHQRSQAEGESVSAYVAALRSAALHCDAAHVLSRKIQLAVTIEGKPCEMELDTGSATSIVSWSTIKRLLPQLSKRQLQDCHLTLRDYQGNLIPVIGTRKVRVQFKGFDGRLPLIIVEGRLPSLLGLDWFQSLGLQVSGIHHLGATALDCLVNEFPAVFNGTLGKYTGTPVSFNLDPSVQPVQMKPRRVPIALKPKVDAELDKLVAQGVLEPVDHARWETPIVLPIKPDGSVRICADYRCSINRALPSNAYPVPVVQHLLHTLGEGSIFAKLDLAQAYQQLVVDDEAAEAQTIITHRGAFRCRRLQFGVSIAPGLFQSLMERLLHGLQGVVPYFDDVLVSATSMDELMARLRMVLQKFQKVGLKVKRDKCQVAVSQIEFLGFLIDGSGIHPTAAKTKAILEAPAPTNRAELQAFLGLLNFYAVFLPHKASVAEPLHRLLDSGAAWVWGWREASAFRAVKHLLISNDVLVQYSEHLPLALACDASPYGVGAVLSHQLPSGAEVPVAYFSRTLSASERNYAQIDKEALAIVAGVRRFHHYLYGRPFQIVTDHKPLLGLLAGDRPTPQVLSPRMTRWSVFLASYDYLLLHRPGKQIAHADALSRCPLPDAPEDPTAAAPVFLIDDLNLPISAADIARLSARDQVISRALDWVRRGWPKDPVDPVFLPFKSRLPELSVQRGCLLWGHRVVVPASLRTTVLQQLHLAHPGIVRMKALGRSYVWWPKLDQDIAEAVYARNYGGHPLWLPGIVIDQTGPCSYRVRLLDGRTWKRHCDQLRSRHPGQPCQQSPTSPASPTAATSDREPSDEEANVEQAASAPNRSGDLPGGPAPSCVLPRRPGQSPSSGAESSAEDEQPGPPSRAEGPRASSRIRRRPAYLQDYACANLEGRGVMF; this is encoded by the exons atggccacgttaaaTTTCGCGCCATTCAACTATGGCTCTGAGACATGGGAGTCTTACACGGCTCGGTTCGAGTGTTTTTTGGTCGCGCACGACCTCACCGAGTTGACGGACGAGCGAAAATGCGCATTTTTCCTGTCCGTCTGTGGCAAAGACGTTTTTCATACTGCCAGGGCTCTTACAGCTCTGGAGCCTATTAAGGCCGTCCCCTGGCCTGTGCTGCTGGCAAAGCTGACAAGCCATTATGCCCCGTCGCCGTCCAAGATAGCCCGCAGGCACGCCTTCCATCAGCGGAGCCAAGCTGAGGGGGAGTCTGTCAGCGCTTACGTTGCTGCACTACGCTCGGCCGCCCTGCACTGTGA CGCAGCCCATGTCCTCTCCAGA AAGATCCAACTAGCTGTGACGATAGAAGGGAAGCCCTGCGAGATGGAGCTCGACACCGGTTCCGCAACGTCCATAGTGTCTTGGAGCACAATCAAACGTCTCTTGCCTCAGCTGTCCAAACGCCAATTACAAGACTGTCATTTAACATTAAgggactatcagggcaacctgattccAGTAATTGGCACCCGGAAAGTCAGAGTGCAGTTCAAGGGTTTTGACGGCCGGCTACCCCTCATCATAGTCGAGGGACGACTGCCCAGCCTTCTAGGTCTTGACTGGTTCCAGTCCCTAGGTCTGCAAGTCAGCGGAATCCACCACCTCGGCGCAACTGCACTCGACTGCTTGGTCAACGAATTCCCAGCTGTCTTCAACGGCACCTTAGGCAAATACACAGGAACGCCTGTTTCTTTCAACCTCGACCCATCAGTGCAACCGGTGCAAATGAAGCCACGCCGAGTTCCAATTGCACTCAAGCCGAAGGTGGACGCCGAGCTGGACAAACTCGTAGCTCAGGGCGTCCTCGAGCCAGTGGATCATGCACGATGGGAAACACCCATCGTGCTGCCAATTAAGCCGGACGGCAGCGTGAGGATCTGCGCAGACTACCGCTGCTCGATCAACCGTGCCCTGCCTTCAAATGCGTACCCAGTGCCAGTGGTCCAGCACCTCCTACACACTCTGGGCGAGGGGTCAATTTTTGCAAAACTCGACCTTGCACAGGCGTATCAACAACTGGTCGTGGACGACGAAGCAGCTGAGGCACAGACAATCATCACACACCGGGGCGCATTCCGTTGCCGCAGATTGCAGTTTGGGGTGAGCATCGCCCCTGGACTTTTTCAAAGCttgatggagcggttgctccacggacTCCAAGgcgtcgtcccctattttgatgacgtcctTGTGTCAGCCACCTCCATGGATGAACTCATGGCCCGTTTGCGCATGGTTCTCCAAAAATTCCAAAAAGTGGGCCTGAAGGTTAAGAGAGACAAATGCCAGGTTGCGGTGTCCCAGATAGAgttcctggggttcctcattgatggcaGTGGCATCCACCCCACTGCTGCCAAGACCAAAGCCATCCTTGAGGCCCCTGCACCTACTAATAGAGCTGaattacaggcctttttaggcctacTCAATTTCTATGCGGTCTTCCTGCCTCATAAAGCCTCTGTCGCGGAGCCACTCCACCGTCTCCTAGACTCTGGGGCTGCCTGGGTCTGGGGCTGGCGGGAGGCTTCCGCATTCAGGGCTGTTAAACATCTCCTGATCTCCAACGACGTCCTTGTCCAATACAGCGAGCACTTGCCTTTAGCGCTCGCCTGCGACGCTTCACCCTACGGGGTGGGCGCCGTGCTTTCCCACCAGTTGCCTAGTGGAGCAGAGGTGCCGGTTGCCTATTTTTCCCGCACCCTCTCTGCTTCTGAGCGCAACTACGCACAAATTGATAAGGAGGCCCTCGCTATTGTGGCCGGGGTGCGGCGTTTCCATCACTATTTGTACGGCCGCCCCTTCCAAattgtcactgaccacaagcctttGCTGGGGTTGCTCGCCGGTGACCGCCCGACCCCGCAGGTGCTGTCTCCCCGAATGACACGTTGGTCTGTGTTCCTCGCCTCCTACGACTACCTGCTCCTGCACCGACCGGGGAAGCAGATCGCTCACGccgatgccctcagccgttgcccttTGCCGGACGCTCCTGAAGACCCTACTGCTGCCGCCCCCGTCTTCCTCATTGATGACCTCAACCTTCCAATTTCTGCCGCCGACATCGCCCGGTTGTCCGCAAGGGATCAGGTAATATCCCGGGCACTAGATTGGGTTAGGCGAGGGTGGCCCAAGGACCCCGTAGATCCTGTTTTCCTCCCTTTCAAATCACGGCTGCCGGAACTCTCCGTTCAGCGCGGCTGTTTACTGTGGGGCCACCGCGTCGTGGTGCcggcctcactgaggactaccgtcCTGCAACAGCTTCACCTAGCACACCCCGGCATTGTCCGAATGAAAGCCTTGGGCAGGAGTTATGTCTGGTGGCCCAAGCTGGACCAGGACATAGC GGAAGCAGTGTATGCCCGCAATTATGGGGGGcatcccttgtggctaccggGCATAGTAATTGATCAGACCgggccctgctcctacagggtcaggctccTCGACGGCAGAACGTGGAAACGTCACTGCGACCAGTTGCGGAGCAGGCACCCAGGGCAACCTTGCCAGCAGTCACCGACCAGCCCAGCGAGCCCAACAGCGGCGACCAGCGACAGGGAACCCAGCGACGAGGAGGCCAACGTCGAGCAGGCAGCCAGCGCTCCAAACCGAAGCGGCGACTTACCTGGTGGGCCAGCACCCTCCTGCGTTCTTCCTCGGCGACCCGGGCAATCACCATCCTCCGGCGCAGAGTCCTCGGCCGAGGACGAGCAACCAGGGCCTCCAAGCAGGGCAGAAGGGCCCCGGGCATCGAGCCGAATCAGGCGGCGGCCGGCGTACTTGCAAGACTACGCTTGCGCGAACTTAGAAGGGAGGGGTGTTATGTTCTGA